A region of Solibacillus isronensis DNA encodes the following proteins:
- a CDS encoding phytoene desaturase family protein, with protein sequence MKKIAVVGAGPGGLAVAMLLAHKGYEVTIYEKQAYVGGRTSEIKLGDYKFDMGPTFFNMLYIAEEIFELTGRDIHDYVDLIDLNPMYQLIYHNKKMNMTRDADEMIRQINELFPGNEGSYERYMEQTQKKLEVLAPVLQAPMNKLTDLFNPKVMKAFKELEVGNSLIDTLSKFYNEEELQLAFTFQAKYLGMSPWESPGAFSILSYIEHAYGVYHIKGGINKLTEAMGRVVLESGGKILLNNGVKKLKTNGRKVMGLLLEDGQEIEADEVIINGDFAHAMTNLVEPVLLKKYTPEKLEKKQYSCSTFMLYLGVNKRFDLPHHTIWFAKDYRKNVEEITKTKLMSEDPSIYIQNAVVTDETVAPKGKSTLYILVPVPNNMSGIDWSEKAGPFRDMVLNMVADKLGVKDIWEYIEEERMITPADWERDIHVYKGATFNLGHQLSQMLVFRPRNKFEELDHCWLVGGGTHPGSGLPIILESARITANGILQQDKQTLLPVQPLPKVELYKKKQRQLQHQPAAIQTNA encoded by the coding sequence ATGAAAAAAATTGCAGTGGTAGGGGCAGGACCTGGCGGATTAGCAGTCGCCATGTTATTGGCGCATAAAGGTTATGAAGTAACGATTTATGAAAAGCAGGCTTATGTTGGCGGGCGAACAAGCGAAATTAAGCTTGGTGACTATAAATTTGATATGGGTCCGACTTTTTTTAATATGTTGTACATTGCAGAAGAAATTTTTGAATTAACAGGTCGCGATATTCACGATTATGTGGATCTGATCGATTTAAATCCGATGTATCAATTAATCTATCATAATAAAAAGATGAATATGACACGTGATGCAGATGAGATGATCCGTCAAATCAATGAGCTTTTCCCTGGGAATGAGGGAAGCTATGAGCGTTATATGGAGCAGACGCAAAAGAAACTTGAAGTGCTTGCTCCGGTGCTGCAGGCTCCGATGAATAAGCTGACAGATTTATTCAACCCGAAAGTAATGAAAGCGTTTAAAGAACTGGAAGTAGGAAATTCACTTATTGACACACTGTCGAAGTTTTATAACGAAGAGGAATTACAGCTCGCTTTCACATTCCAGGCAAAATATTTAGGGATGTCTCCATGGGAAAGTCCTGGCGCGTTTTCGATTCTTTCGTATATTGAACATGCGTACGGTGTCTATCACATTAAAGGCGGTATCAATAAGCTGACGGAAGCAATGGGCAGAGTTGTGCTGGAATCGGGCGGGAAAATCCTTCTTAATAACGGCGTAAAAAAATTGAAAACGAACGGCAGAAAAGTGATGGGTCTACTGCTGGAAGATGGTCAGGAAATCGAAGCGGATGAAGTAATCATTAACGGAGATTTTGCACATGCGATGACAAATCTTGTTGAGCCGGTACTATTAAAAAAATATACACCGGAAAAACTCGAGAAAAAGCAGTACTCATGTTCAACGTTCATGCTGTATTTAGGTGTCAATAAACGATTTGATTTACCGCACCATACGATCTGGTTTGCGAAAGATTACCGGAAAAATGTAGAGGAAATCACAAAGACAAAACTGATGTCCGAAGATCCATCGATTTACATTCAAAATGCCGTCGTAACGGATGAAACGGTTGCACCGAAAGGAAAATCGACCTTATACATTTTAGTACCGGTACCGAATAATATGAGCGGAATTGACTGGTCGGAAAAGGCAGGACCTTTCCGGGATATGGTTTTAAATATGGTAGCGGATAAACTTGGTGTTAAGGACATTTGGGAATATATCGAAGAAGAGCGAATGATTACACCTGCTGACTGGGAGCGCGATATTCATGTATATAAGGGTGCGACGTTCAACTTAGGTCACCAATTATCGCAAATGCTTGTATTCCGTCCGCGCAACAAATTTGAAGAGCTCGATCATTGCTGGCTGGTCGGTGGTGGTACACACCCGGGCAGTGGCTTGCCGATTATTCTGGAATCCGCCCGAATTACAGCAAACGGCATCTTACAGCAGGATAAACAGACATTGCTTCCTGTTCAACCATTGCCGAAAGTGGAACTGTATAAAAAGAAACAACGACAATTACAGCATCAGCCTGCAGCCATTCAAACAAATGCTTAA
- the grpE gene encoding nucleotide exchange factor GrpE yields MSESKNNEELQQEETTEEVVETAETAETTETEENAVDEKDQKIAELEAKLAEEDARYLRLRADYDNLTRRNRLDREAAEKYRAQSLLTELLPVLDNLDRALQVEVTTEEAASLYKGVQMVYDQLLAATQKEGLTIIPAEGESFDPNFHQAVMQEQDSEKETGIILRELQKGYQLKDRVLRPSMVSVNE; encoded by the coding sequence GTGTCAGAATCAAAAAACAATGAAGAATTGCAGCAAGAAGAAACTACGGAAGAAGTAGTGGAAACAGCTGAAACAGCTGAAACTACTGAAACAGAAGAAAATGCAGTAGATGAAAAAGATCAGAAAATCGCTGAACTTGAAGCGAAACTTGCTGAAGAGGATGCACGTTACCTGCGTTTACGTGCTGACTACGATAACTTAACTCGCCGCAACCGTTTAGATCGTGAAGCGGCTGAGAAATACCGTGCACAAAGCTTATTAACAGAACTTTTACCGGTGCTGGACAATTTAGACCGCGCACTGCAAGTAGAAGTGACGACAGAAGAAGCGGCTTCATTATACAAAGGTGTACAAATGGTATATGACCAGTTACTTGCTGCAACGCAAAAAGAAGGTCTTACAATCATTCCTGCAGAAGGCGAAAGCTTTGATCCGAACTTCCACCAAGCTGTAATGCAAGAGCAGGACAGTGAAAAGGAAACAGGCATCATTTTACGCGAACTGCAAAAAGGGTATCAGCTAAAGGACCGTGTACTGCGTCCATCAATGGTATCTGTAAACGAGTAA
- a CDS encoding 16S rRNA (uracil(1498)-N(3))-methyltransferase: MQRYFVDTVENDLDLFIIAGENARHISKVMRMTVGEEIIVVHDNVAYVCEITELDQDVHAKKTGTTIPSPEMPVKVDIACGLPKGDKLELIAQKATELGMHALIPFAAERSIVKWDDKKAKKNQERLQKIAQEAAEQSHRTYVPNVVQPISFKQLVQTFSNYDAVYIADEEDAKLATRTTFKQKLQSLNADKTPRILCIFGPEGGISRNESAVLLEAGAQTMSLGPRILRAETAPLYALAAISYEFE, encoded by the coding sequence ATGCAGAGATATTTTGTAGATACAGTGGAAAATGATTTGGATCTCTTTATTATTGCCGGAGAAAACGCGCGCCATATTTCAAAAGTAATGCGTATGACGGTTGGGGAAGAAATCATTGTTGTACATGACAATGTAGCATATGTTTGTGAAATTACCGAGCTGGACCAGGATGTACATGCGAAGAAAACTGGTACGACAATCCCTTCGCCGGAAATGCCGGTTAAAGTAGATATTGCATGTGGCCTGCCAAAAGGCGATAAACTGGAACTGATTGCACAAAAAGCGACAGAGCTCGGTATGCACGCATTAATCCCGTTTGCTGCAGAACGTTCGATTGTAAAATGGGATGATAAAAAGGCGAAGAAAAACCAGGAACGCCTGCAGAAAATCGCTCAGGAAGCAGCTGAGCAATCGCATCGTACATATGTGCCGAATGTTGTACAACCAATCAGTTTCAAACAGCTTGTACAAACATTCTCTAACTATGATGCGGTCTATATTGCGGATGAAGAAGATGCGAAGTTGGCGACACGTACGACATTTAAACAAAAGCTGCAATCGTTAAATGCTGATAAAACGCCGCGCATCTTATGCATTTTCGGTCCTGAAGGCGGAATTTCCCGCAATGAATCAGCCGTCTTGCTTGAAGCCGGTGCACAGACAATGTCACTTGGGCCGCGTATTTTACGAGCAGAGACAGCACCATTGTATGCGCTGGCTGCGATTTCTTATGAATTCGAATAA
- the dnaJ gene encoding molecular chaperone DnaJ, protein MSKRDYYEILGLSKGASKDEIKKAYRKLSKQYHPDLNKEEGADEKFKEVAEAYEVLSDDQKRARYDQFGHEDPNAGFGGGGFGGGAGFGGFEDIFSSFFGGGRRQDPNAPRKGDDLQFRMNISFEEAVFGKETEIEIPKEETCDTCHGSGAKPGTHPQTCSQCNGAGQINQAVDTPFGRMVNKRSCPSCRGQGKIIVEKCTPCRGTGTITKKKKIKITIPAGVDDGQQLRVAGQGEAGFNNGPAGDLYIIFNVRKHEYFERDGDDILYELKLTFPQAALGDEIEVPTIHGKVKLKIPAGTQSGAQFRLKDKGVKNVHGYGMGNQYVIVNVVTPTKLTEKQKQLLREFAEISGDIPEEHGSSLFDKIKKKIKGD, encoded by the coding sequence ATGAGTAAGCGCGATTACTATGAAATACTTGGCCTGAGCAAAGGTGCAAGCAAAGACGAAATAAAAAAAGCGTATCGTAAATTATCAAAACAGTATCACCCGGATTTAAACAAAGAAGAGGGCGCGGACGAAAAGTTCAAAGAAGTCGCAGAAGCCTATGAAGTGCTGTCAGACGACCAAAAACGTGCACGCTATGACCAGTTCGGCCATGAAGATCCAAATGCCGGCTTTGGTGGCGGCGGCTTCGGAGGCGGCGCTGGCTTCGGCGGTTTCGAGGACATCTTCAGTTCGTTCTTCGGTGGCGGCCGACGCCAAGATCCAAACGCCCCACGTAAAGGCGACGATCTTCAGTTCCGTATGAACATTTCTTTTGAAGAAGCAGTATTCGGGAAAGAAACAGAAATCGAAATTCCAAAAGAAGAAACATGTGATACATGTCACGGCTCTGGCGCAAAACCAGGTACGCACCCACAAACATGTTCACAATGTAATGGCGCGGGCCAAATTAACCAGGCAGTCGACACACCGTTTGGCCGTATGGTAAACAAACGTTCTTGTCCATCATGTCGTGGTCAAGGTAAAATCATTGTGGAAAAATGTACACCATGTCGCGGTACTGGTACGATTACGAAAAAGAAAAAAATCAAGATCACAATCCCAGCAGGTGTGGATGATGGTCAACAACTACGCGTAGCTGGTCAAGGTGAAGCAGGATTCAACAATGGTCCGGCAGGCGATCTATACATTATCTTCAATGTTCGCAAGCACGAGTATTTCGAACGTGACGGCGACGATATTTTATATGAATTAAAACTAACATTCCCGCAAGCGGCGTTAGGTGATGAAATCGAAGTACCGACAATTCACGGGAAAGTGAAGCTGAAAATTCCTGCAGGCACACAATCCGGTGCACAATTCCGCCTGAAAGATAAAGGCGTAAAAAATGTACACGGTTATGGCATGGGGAACCAGTATGTCATCGTAAACGTCGTAACACCGACGAAATTAACAGAAAAGCAAAAGCAATTGTTACGTGAATTTGCAGAAATTAGCGGAGACATTCCGGAAGAACACGGAAGCTCCCTGTTCGACAAAATTAAGAAAAAAATTAAAGGCGACTAA
- the prmA gene encoding 50S ribosomal protein L11 methyltransferase, translated as MKWTELSILTTHEAVDAVTNILHEAGASGVVIEDSKELDKERIDKFGEIYALNPEDFPKTGVIVKAYLSASSFLAETIEEIKLAIANLVNFDINIGENVLTLCEVDEEDWSTAWKQYYHPVKISERFTIVPTWEDYKPVSTDELIIELDPGMAFGTGTHPTTVMCLQALEKVVQHDHTVVDVGTGSGVLSIGAAMLGAKSVHALDLDEVAVNAARENVELNKMNDIVEVFHGNLLDTVKEPADIVVANILAEIIMSFTDDAFSIVKPGGMYVTSGIIGAKKDDVKAALETAGFVIEEVLMMEDWVAIISRRP; from the coding sequence GTGAAATGGACAGAACTTTCGATTTTAACAACGCATGAAGCTGTTGATGCAGTGACGAACATTTTACACGAAGCTGGGGCAAGCGGTGTAGTAATTGAAGATTCAAAGGAATTAGACAAAGAGAGAATCGATAAATTTGGTGAAATTTACGCACTGAATCCTGAAGATTTTCCGAAAACAGGTGTCATTGTAAAAGCATATTTATCGGCTTCAAGTTTTTTAGCGGAAACAATCGAAGAAATTAAGCTTGCAATCGCAAACCTTGTAAACTTTGATATTAATATTGGCGAAAATGTATTAACACTTTGTGAAGTTGATGAAGAAGATTGGTCAACGGCGTGGAAGCAGTACTACCATCCGGTAAAAATTTCGGAACGCTTCACAATTGTACCGACTTGGGAAGACTACAAACCAGTATCAACGGATGAGCTGATCATTGAGTTGGATCCGGGAATGGCGTTCGGAACAGGGACACACCCTACAACAGTTATGTGTTTACAGGCACTTGAAAAAGTTGTACAACATGACCACACAGTAGTTGATGTTGGTACAGGATCTGGCGTACTGTCAATTGGTGCTGCCATGCTTGGCGCGAAAAGCGTTCATGCACTGGACCTGGATGAAGTGGCAGTAAATGCAGCGCGTGAAAATGTTGAATTGAATAAAATGAATGATATTGTTGAAGTATTCCACGGCAATTTATTGGACACAGTAAAAGAACCGGCTGATATTGTCGTAGCGAATATTTTAGCGGAAATCATTATGTCATTTACGGATGATGCATTTTCAATTGTAAAACCAGGCGGTATGTATGTTACATCGGGCATAATCGGAGCGAAGAAAGATGATGTAAAAGCAGCGCTGGAAACAGCCGGATTTGTTATTGAAGAAGTATTGATGATGGAAGACTGGGTAGCGATTATTTCACGTCGTCCTTAA
- the dnaK gene encoding molecular chaperone DnaK: MSKIIGIDLGTTNSCVSVLEGGEPKVIPNPEGNRTSPSVVAFKNGEKQVGEVAKRQAVTNPNTIISIKSKMGTNEKVKVEDTEYTPQEVSAMILQYLKGYAEDYLGEKVTKAVITVPAYFNDAQRQATKDAGKIAGLEVERIINEPTAAALAYGLDQQDVDQKILVFDLGGGTFDVSILELADGVFEVLATAGDNKLGGDDFDDKIIAYLVEEFKKENSVDLSKDKMAMQRLKDAAEKAKKDLSGVTSTQISLPFITAGADGPLHLEMSLSRAKFDDLTKDLVERTIVPTRQALSDAGLSASELDKVILVGGSTRIPAVVEAIKKATGHEPHKGVNPDEVVAMGAAVQGGVLAGDVQGVLLLDVTPLSLGIETMGGVMTKLIDRNTTIPTSKSQVFSTAADNQPAVDIHVLQGERSMAADNKTLGRFQLSDIPPAPRGIPQIEVTFDIDANGIVSVKAKDLGTQKEQTIVIQSDSGLSEEEIERMVKDAEANAEADAKRKEEADLRNEADQLVFQVDKTITDLGEQITEDEKKSVEDARDELKAALEKGELEGIKASKEKLEGVLQPLVMKVYEQAAAAAQAAQGGAEGFEGAADAGQKDDGIVDADFEEVKDDKDNK, from the coding sequence ATGAGTAAAATTATCGGTATTGACTTAGGAACAACAAACTCTTGTGTATCTGTATTAGAAGGCGGAGAACCAAAAGTAATTCCAAACCCAGAAGGTAACCGTACATCTCCATCTGTAGTAGCATTCAAAAATGGAGAAAAACAAGTTGGTGAAGTAGCAAAACGCCAAGCTGTAACAAACCCGAACACAATTATTTCAATTAAATCAAAAATGGGTACGAACGAAAAAGTGAAAGTGGAAGATACAGAGTACACTCCACAAGAAGTATCTGCAATGATTTTACAATACTTAAAAGGCTATGCTGAAGACTACTTAGGCGAAAAAGTAACAAAAGCTGTTATTACAGTTCCTGCTTACTTCAACGATGCTCAACGTCAAGCAACTAAAGACGCTGGTAAAATCGCTGGTTTAGAAGTAGAGCGTATCATCAACGAACCAACAGCTGCAGCTTTAGCTTACGGTTTAGATCAACAAGACGTTGACCAAAAAATTCTAGTATTCGACTTAGGTGGCGGTACATTCGACGTATCAATCCTTGAATTAGCTGACGGCGTATTTGAAGTATTAGCAACAGCGGGTGACAACAAACTTGGTGGTGACGACTTCGACGACAAAATCATCGCTTATTTAGTAGAAGAGTTCAAAAAAGAAAACTCAGTAGATTTATCAAAAGACAAAATGGCAATGCAACGTTTAAAAGATGCAGCTGAAAAAGCGAAAAAAGACTTATCAGGTGTAACTTCTACTCAAATTTCATTACCATTCATCACAGCAGGTGCTGATGGCCCGCTTCACTTGGAAATGTCATTATCACGTGCGAAATTCGATGATTTAACAAAAGATTTAGTTGAGCGTACAATCGTTCCAACTCGTCAAGCATTATCAGATGCAGGTCTTTCTGCTTCAGAATTAGATAAAGTCATCTTAGTTGGTGGTTCTACTCGTATTCCTGCAGTTGTAGAAGCAATCAAAAAAGCAACTGGTCATGAGCCACACAAAGGCGTAAACCCGGATGAAGTAGTAGCAATGGGTGCTGCTGTACAAGGCGGCGTATTAGCTGGTGACGTACAAGGCGTATTATTATTAGACGTAACACCATTATCATTAGGTATCGAAACAATGGGTGGTGTTATGACGAAACTAATCGATCGTAACACAACAATCCCAACATCTAAATCTCAAGTGTTCTCAACAGCTGCAGACAACCAGCCAGCAGTAGACATTCACGTATTACAAGGTGAACGTTCAATGGCAGCAGACAACAAAACATTGGGCCGCTTCCAATTATCTGATATTCCGCCAGCACCACGTGGTATTCCACAAATCGAAGTAACATTCGATATTGATGCGAACGGTATCGTATCAGTTAAAGCGAAAGACTTAGGAACACAAAAAGAACAAACAATCGTGATCCAATCTGATTCAGGTTTATCAGAAGAAGAAATCGAGCGTATGGTGAAAGATGCAGAAGCAAACGCTGAAGCAGATGCGAAACGTAAAGAAGAAGCAGATCTTCGCAACGAAGCAGACCAATTAGTATTCCAAGTGGATAAAACAATCACAGACTTAGGTGAGCAAATCACAGAAGACGAAAAGAAATCTGTTGAAGATGCACGCGACGAGTTAAAAGCAGCTTTAGAAAAAGGCGAGCTTGAAGGCATCAAAGCTTCTAAAGAAAAATTAGAAGGCGTACTACAGCCATTAGTAATGAAAGTTTACGAGCAAGCGGCAGCAGCAGCTCAAGCAGCACAAGGCGGCGCTGAAGGTTTCGAAGGCGCAGCAGACGCTGGTCAAAAAGACGACGGTATCGTAGACGCTGACTTTGAAGAAGTAAAAGACGACAAAGACAATAAATAA